Within the Streptomyces vilmorinianum genome, the region TTCCTCGGCGGCGGCGAGATGATCGAGACCGTCTCGATGCACTCCTCGACGTACGCGCCGGCCCCGCACAAGTTCGAGGCGGGTACGCCCCCGATCGCGCAGGCCGTCGGCCTCGGCGCGGCGGTGGACTACCTGTCGGCGATCGGCATGGAGAACATCGCGCGCCACGAGCACGCGATCACCGAGTACGCCGTCCGCCGCCTCCAGGAGGTTCCTGACCTGCGGATCATCGGCCCCACCACGGCCGAGGACCGCGGCGCGGCGATCTCCTTCGTGCTCGGCGACATCCACCCGCACGACGTGGGTCAGGTCCTCGACGAACAGGGCATCGCGGTCCGGGTCGGCCACCACTGCGCGCGGCCGGTCTGCCTGAGGTACGGAATTCCTGCGACCACGCGGGCGTCGTTCTATCTGTACTCCACCCCGGCCGAGGTCGACGCCCTGGTCGAGGGTCTGGAGCACGTACGGAACTTCTTCGGCTAGGGGATCTCGTGAAGCTGGATTCGATGTACCAGGACGTCATCCTGGACCACTACAAGCACCCGCACGGGCGCGGTCTTCGGGACGGCGACGCCGAGGTGCACCACGTCAACCCGACGTGCGGCGACGAGATCACGCTCCGTGTGAAGTACGACGGCTCGCGGATCGAGGACGTCTCGTACGAGGGTCAGGGCTGCTCGATCAGCCAGGCCTCGGCCTCGGTCCTGAACGAGCTGCTCGTCGGCAAGGAGCTGGCCGAGGCGCAGAAGATCCAGGGCACGTTCCTGGAGCTGATGCAGTCCAAGGGCCAGATCGAGCCGGACGACGCGATGGAGGAGATCCTGGAGGACGCGGTCGCGTTCGCCGGTGTCTCCAAGTACCCGGCCCGGGTCAAGTGCGCGCTGCTCAGCTGGATGGCGTGGAAGGACGCGACGGCCCAGGCTCTGGGTGACGGCGCTGAGAGGGAGTCGGCATGACCGAGAACGCCGAGGCCACGATGAAGCCGGCCTCCGAAGAAGAAGTCCGCGAGGCGCTGTACGACGTCGTCGACCCCGAGCTGGGCATCGACGTGGTCAACCTCGGTCTGATCTACGGCATCCACATCGACGACTCCAACGTCGCGACGCTGGACATGACCCTGACGTCCGCGGCCTGTCCGCTGACCGATGTGATCGAGGACCAGGCGAAGGCCGCCACCGACGGCATCGTCAACGAGCTGAAGATCAACTGGGTCTGGATGCCGCCGTGGGGCCCGGACAAGATCACGGACGACGGCCGCGAGCAGCTGCGCGCGCTCGGTTTCAACGTCTGACCATTTTCGGACGTCCGACCGTTTCTTGCGTATGAACGGCCATGCACGCCAGGCAGACTGGCGGGCATGGCCGTTCGCATGTACCACCTCGCCGTCGACGCCCACGATCTTCCCGCCCAGGCGCGCTTCTGGGCCCAGGTCCTGGACTGGAAGATCCTCTTCGAGGCGGAGGACGAGATCGTCATCGGAGCCGACGAGGACTCCTGGCCCGGGATGTGCTTCCTGCCGGTGCCCGAGTCCAAGACCGTCAAGAACCGGCTCCACATCGACCTCGCGCCCGACGATCAGGACGCCGAGGTCGCCAGGATCGTCGGGCTCGGGGCCCGGCGGGTCGACGTCGGGCAGGGCGAGGACGTGAGCTGGGTCGTCCTCGCCGATCCCGAGGGCAACGAGTTCTGCGTGCTGCGGCCGAAGAGGTCGCTCACCGACTGAACGGGGGTGCCTCGGCCGCCGCCTGGGCGAGGGTCGGGGCGAGGTCCTCCGTGCGGATGCGCCGGTCGATGTAGAGGAGGCCGGTCACCAGCGGGGGGAGGATCGAGGAGACGAACTGGCCGATCAGCGAGCCGATGATCGCGATCACCAGGAAGGGCGCGAGGAG harbors:
- the sufU gene encoding Fe-S cluster assembly sulfur transfer protein SufU, which codes for MKLDSMYQDVILDHYKHPHGRGLRDGDAEVHHVNPTCGDEITLRVKYDGSRIEDVSYEGQGCSISQASASVLNELLVGKELAEAQKIQGTFLELMQSKGQIEPDDAMEEILEDAVAFAGVSKYPARVKCALLSWMAWKDATAQALGDGAERESA
- a CDS encoding metal-sulfur cluster assembly factor, with product MTENAEATMKPASEEEVREALYDVVDPELGIDVVNLGLIYGIHIDDSNVATLDMTLTSAACPLTDVIEDQAKAATDGIVNELKINWVWMPPWGPDKITDDGREQLRALGFNV
- a CDS encoding VOC family protein, whose protein sequence is MAVRMYHLAVDAHDLPAQARFWAQVLDWKILFEAEDEIVIGADEDSWPGMCFLPVPESKTVKNRLHIDLAPDDQDAEVARIVGLGARRVDVGQGEDVSWVVLADPEGNEFCVLRPKRSLTD